In Sphaerodactylus townsendi isolate TG3544 unplaced genomic scaffold, MPM_Stown_v2.3 scaffold_1461, whole genome shotgun sequence, the sequence cagtggcccaccaggtgcctttgggagctcacatgcaggaatttgtctccggtgcatatgctctcagtgtacataaaagaaaaatacatttgtcaagaatcataaggtacagcacttaatcataaggtacagcacttaatgattgtcatataggtctagtaagcaatcaggaaacaatcagtagtaatgaaagcaatggcctgctgctgctgttgctgctgctccctatGATATATgttatcataggtgtcaaactcgcggccctccagatgttatggactacactcgcggccctccagatgttatggaccacagttcccatcatcccctgccagcatgacgctgtagggatctgtagtccataacatctggagggctgcgagtttgacatctgtgtgtTATATGATTGAAAAATTTGGCTTCATTTCTTTAGTTAGGTACGTTTCTGTTAGATGGATTTTTCTTCTAGGTTTTCTCTGGAGGCTTCCAGCAGCTTGTAGATTAattgcctccctcctcccatgtATCCCGAAGATGATTTCATTATGTTCACAATGACCCCAGATCTCCAATCACAAAGGACAATGAACTCAGAGACGAGGGGGTGGGATTCTTTATTGTGTTATAACATCCACACCCCAGGTGATCGGGCAGCAGGCTCTGCCCCTGTTTCAATGGACCCAGCTCGACAACTGGTCTGGGCAGGAGCCCCGGGCAAAGGGTGGAGCCTTCAGCAAGGACTTTCTGAATAAACGTcatcaccacccaagagaaggaCTCTTTTTCCCGCCTCAAGTTTCCCGCCGCTGCAAAGTCTCATTGGTATCTTAGTATCCTAATGTTAGTTAgcgttagtttggagaggagacgtctgagaggggatatgattgaggtctataaaagtatgcaagggatagaaaatgttgacagagagaaatttttctctctttctcacaatactagaaccagggggaatccattgaaaatgctggggggaagaattaggactaatgaagaagagtttggaagagtttggatttatatcccccctttctctcctgcaggagactcaaaggggctgacaatctccttgcccttcccccctcacaacaaataccctgtgaggtgagtggggctgagagagctcccagaagctgtgactagcccaaggtcacccagctggcgtgtgtgggagtgtacaggctaatctgaattccccagataagcctccacagctcaggcggcagagctggaaatcaaacccggttcctccagattagaatgcacctgcttttaacctcctgcgccactactgctcctcctaatcaaaggaaacacttcttcacgcaacgtgtgatcggtgtttggaatatgctgccacaggagttggtgatggccactaacctggatagctttaaaaagggcttggacagatttatggaggagaagtcgatctatggctaccaatcttgatcctccttgatctgaggttgcaaatgcctcagcagtccaggtgctcgggagcagcagcagcagaaggcccttgctttcacatcctgcatgtgagctcccatagtgctggactagatgaactctggtctgatccagcaggctcgttcttatgttcttagtatcgCGAGACTTCGCCAGCTTTCATTCATTGTCTTCTGAGTACtctatattgtgttttaaatcatttttcaTTGTCTTTGACTGCCCTGTATTGTGTGCCTGATTACTCTGATTTGTTGTACTCTTGGAAATCCtgtaacagtggtggtgaacctttggcactccagatgttatggactacaattcccatcagcccctaccaacatggccaattggccatgggatttgtagtccacaacatctggagtgccaaaggttcgccaccactggtctagggcaggggtctgcaacctgtggctctccagatgtttatggactatcagccaattggccatgctggcaggggctgatgggaattgtagtccataacatctggagtgccaaaggttcgccaccacggtcctataagAACCCTGCAGGTTCCCCGGTCCTGCATGGCTGTGCTAGCAAAAGTCTGTCGTGAAGATTCTTTGGTGTTATAGTAAAAGTGATTCATTGAAGAAAAGCCCTGCTTGCCGGGTCCTTATTGTTGCGAGCCTGAATTTCTATAGCGGCCCATCCTCTTGGTTACTGGATGTTGCCTTAGCAGATGGGTAACAGTGTCGGCCACAAACGCCTTCGAAAATCCATGACAAAAATGGTCTGATTGACCCAGATTTGCACGGGAAGATTTTATTGAACTGGTTGAGATTCAGATTCACAAGTGTTGGATTTTGCCCCATGTGAATTTCCTGCTGTTTCCCAGATGGCCAGGGGTGTCAGAGACGGGGCAGTCCCACAAGGTCTGCAGGAGAGTAAGCCACAATCCCACTCTTTCCCTccatctttccccaccccacacagtGGTGTACCATCCAATCTGCCCTAGCAGGCAGCCGACAAGAGCTCGTTCAAACCTACAACAGCTTCAGGCATGGCAGAATTATGATAATCCTAAAGAAACTTGGGCTGTATATATTCTCTCTCACCAGTCAAACTGCAAAGAGATGAATTCTGGCCCTTTATCCTTTTAAACAGCCCCATTGATACCTCTGCATTCCCACACCTGGGGTCTGTAGAACACACCTTACCCCAAAggtgtgagctcccaatggcacctggtgggccactgcaagtagcagagagccggactaaatggactctggtctgatccagcaggctagttcttatgttcttatgttcttaaagaaccATTGAAGTGCcaataaaaatgaaatggcaGGATCCAATCCATTGTTTGCctcaacaaaaaaataaaaaataaataacagctcTAGTAAGTGTCGGAAGTAGAATGAAGTAAAAGGTACTTTGTTCCACCAATGGTGGACATGTGATAAAGCACAAGAATTTtggaaaataataaatattgagaTTACTAAGATATTAAAAGTTCAAATAAAACTTAAACCAGAATTCCACTTGTTAGGCATGAAAAATATAACTTTAAATGAATCACTAAACATGTTATTTCACTATTTAGCAACAGCTGCAAAACTGGAAtgggcaaaaaaaaggaaaataagtcGTACTCCATTAGTTCAAGATTGGCAAAATAAAGCCACGGAGTTGATGTCTTTAGCCAAAATTTCTGATTTGTTGGAATATAAAATGAAGAATTTATACAAAGATGGAAAAGTTAGTCTAATTATATGGGCAAAATTTATGATATAACTATTAGTTTAACGTTAAATGAGTAGAGATAATTGGGCAAATTGTATGGTATTATATAGATACTATAATAATGTATCATTTGTCTTTTTTGAGATCTATTTGTGGATGTATTTGTGAACTACTATGAATGTATGATGTTGATATATTTGTACTATGTATAAGacagttaaatttttaaaaagtcgtttgcaaaaacaaaaaaggaaacagaaatgaGAAAGCGGAAACTTTATTTCCAGTAGAACAGTATCCATTCCAGGGAATAGCCTCAGCCAGGGAACTGTACCATCGATttcgggttgccaactctgggttggggaatttctggatattttgggaggtggaacctgggaagggtggggtttgtgaaggggaagggaagggaacagtGGGGTTTAATGTTAGAGACTGAATCTttcaaagtggctgttttctccagggggattgaTATTTGTAACCTGGAGACCCgttgtaatgctgggagatctccagccatctccaggaggttggcaacaccaTGTTAGTTACCCTCCCCACAGTGGCATTTGGTTAAGGGGAATGGTCCCGGACGTGTTCCATGATCTTCAGGAGCGCCACCCAGGTTTCTTCTGCGGTTGGAATGATTTGATTGGCGGGCAGGATGAAGCCGTATCGACCCGTGTCCCTCAGCTCAAAGGTGTAGGAATATTTGACCCCGTTTTCGTAGCTCCAATCGATGGTCGTCCCGTCGGCCTGGTCTGCAGAAAAAGACAGCAGCACAAAAGCGTGACAAAGCTGTTTGGCGGATATCCAAAGCTGTTCGATGGATATCCAAAGCTGTTCGGCGGATATCCAAAACTGTTCGGCGGACATCCAAAACTGTTCGGCGGATATCCAAAACTGTTCGGCGGACATCCAAAACTGTTCGGCGGATATCCAAAACTGTTCAGCGGATATCCAAAACTGTTGGGCGGATATCCAAAACTGTTGGGCAGATATCTGCTGAACTGTATACCTCACTGAGCCTGAGCCTGCTACTCTCATCCGGTCCATCTTTGTccagtttcagaggatagccatgttgtTCTGCGGTATAAGagttagattcaaatccagtagagaccaacaagattttcaggatgagGATTTTCAAGAGTTAAAGATCCCTTTGTCGAATACCCTTCGGACAAAGGGCACTTTGACTCTTGAGTGTTTATATCCTGAAAGCTTatatccagcgtggtgtagtggttaagagcagtgggttctaatctggagaaccgggttcaattccccactcctccacctgagcagcagactttatctggtgaactggatttgtttccgcactcctgcacatgaagcctgctgggtgaccttgggacagccacagttctctctgaactctctcatcctcgcctacctcacaacgtgactgttgtggggagaggaggggaaaggatcttgtaagccaccttgagtctccttacaggagagaaaagcagggtataaatccaaactcttcttcttggtctcCAAGGCGCTACTGGACcttctggccagtggtgggattcagcaggtttttatttatttatttatttatttatttatttatttatttatttatttatttatttatttatttatttatttatttattatttgatttaatataccgccctattcccgaagggctcagggcggtgaacaatataatatcatgtataaaaacatatatataagttaaaacaattgCATTCCAAAACAatatcccacgaaacccatatgcaaccctcccagaagagaataataggtcccgatgatgttagggaacctgtagagcagggggggagggcagggcacacaaagcggctggtctctccaaaggcccggtggaacaactcggtcttgcagaccctgcggaactcttcaaggtcccgcagggcccagacagctggtgatagagtgttccaccaggcaggggccagagccgtaaaggccctggcccgagtggaggccagctgcgtcattgaggggccagggatatccagtaaattggcctctgctgaacgcagaggtcgacccgggacatatagggtgatgcggtcccgaaggtatgagggtcccaggccgcgtaaggccttgaaggtcaacacccacaccttgaagatgattcagaattcaaccggtaaccaatgcaggttcacaccacttcggcagaaccggttgctaaaacgATGCTtgcaaacaatcagttgttaaagtatttgactcccaccaccggaaccggttgttaaattatttgagtcccgcCACTGCTTCTGGCTCACAGAATGCTCGACTGCCTCCCAACTATCTCCCTGCCTCACGAACCCCGCAGACAGATGAACGAGTCTGATTGGAAGAGGAGCGGGGATGTGGTT encodes:
- the LOC125424912 gene encoding carboxypeptidase A1-like; translation: DDLAQEAVSALAGVYGTAYTFGSTIDTIYQADGTTIDWSYENGVKYSYTFELRDTGRYGFILPANQIIPTAEETWVALLKIMEHVRDHSP